A genome region from Panthera uncia isolate 11264 chromosome A3 unlocalized genomic scaffold, Puncia_PCG_1.0 HiC_scaffold_11, whole genome shotgun sequence includes the following:
- the LBX2 gene encoding transcription factor LBX2 — MNSGPEPRTPRTLFSIADILGPRLIPRGPSTSQLPESSPGPTSPLCALEELTSKTFRGFDWHAPEPSEGRAAPSALGPGQAGRRRRKSRTAFTAQQVLELERRFVFQKYLAPSERDRLAARLGLANAQVVTWFQNRRAKLKRDVEEMRADVAWLRTLSPEVQCRLSLPDGTPCPVPGRPDSGPHLSEEEIKVD, encoded by the exons ATGAACTCGGGACCAGAGCCCCGGACACCCCGGACATTATTCAGCATCGCCGACATCCTAGGCCCGCGCCTGATCCCCCGAGGACCCTCTACGTCCCAGCTTCCAGAGTCGAGTCCTGGTCCCACGTCGCCTCTGTGCGCGCTGGAGGAGCTGACTAGTAAAACTTTCCGCGGATTTGACTGGCACGCTCCGGAGCCCTCTGAAG GCCGCGCCGCCCCAAGTGCTCTGGGCCCTGGCCAGGCTGGCCGCAGACGGCGAAAGTCACGCACGGCGTTCACTGCGCAGCAGGTGCTGGAGCTGGAGCGACGCTTCGTCTTCCAGAAGTACCTGGCGCCTTCAGAGCGCGACCGGCTGGCGGCGAGGCTCGGCTTGGCCAACGCACAGGTTGTCACGTGGTTCCAGAACCGGCGAGCCAAGCTCAAGCGCGACGTGGAGGAGATGCGCGCCGACGTGGCCTGGTTGCGCACGCTGTCTCCCGAAGTTCAGTGCCGCCTCTCGCTGCCTGACGGCACCCCATGCCCCGTCCCTGGCCGGCCTGACTCCGGACCCCACCTGTCAGAAGAGGAGATAAAGGTGGACTAA